TTAGATTACAGCCAGCACTGCCGAAATTTCATGTTACATCGTATATTTGTATGATCTTAAGTCTAGCAATTTTCTTGCCATTCGCATATCTTATACGTTCTTCCATTAAAACAATTTGCTCTTTCCTCTTTGTGCTGCATCGTGTGTGGTGTGATATTTGGGATGCTAAGCCTGTCAGTGATGCTTTTGTACTGAGGTGTAACAATATTTTGTTTGGAACTCATGTTAGGAAATTTTTTCTGGTTGTCCATGAAATATATGTCTAACAGTTTTTGGCACGAAATGCAGATCATATTACATTTATCAAGGATATTGCTGCAACAAAACCTCCTGAGCATCTTCATTGCTTGTTGAACATGCTCCAAGCACGAGGTACGCTTTTCTTACACCGATGCTGGCTGCTTTGTTCCAGCATAAAATAGGGATATTTACAATGATTTTGCTGCTTGGTTGATATGCATTGAAATCCTGCTGAGATAAATATAGTGGGCCATTTATTGTTTCTTTTGTGGCGGACCATTTTGATCTACTGCCTTGATAGGCGATGCAATTATATCTCCTGGAGCCAGGGAAGGATTGATTCCACTCGTCATTCCTCTATCAGAAAGTCCATCAGGTTTGGGCTGCTCATATTTAATTAACAGAAGTAGATTAGCAATATCTAAACTACGCTTTGCTACTACTGTTTGACCTATTACTTGGCATGGTTTAGGTACTTTAACATCCTTGCTAAGGTGGCCAACGGCTCCACCTGGGtaatttgtattcttttttacCTTTATTCCTCCAAATATTGGTTCCTAATGAACATTTTTTTAAGTAAGATCTTTAATTGAAAGtattttgcttttgctttttccTAGGATGGAGATGCCAGTCGTGCAAGTTCGTAAGAATGGTCTCTGGCTTTTGGCAAAGAATGTAAGACAACAATTTAGAGCAAAAGGAAAACCCCTACTGTTTTGCTTCTGTTTGTATCTGTCGCAAACAtcttattcaaaattttgttgatttcATGTGTTCACATAATCACACATTCACACTCAAAGCAATTACATGTCGTCAATTCTGTTCCAAACATTGTAATTTGTTGCAATCAAATCACGCAAcccaatttagttaattaaatattgatgTGCCGCTGATGAGAAAGTGATGTGACCTTTTAGTTATTGTCATGTCATCAAGTACAATACTGCTACATCACCTTCACATTAGTGACACATTAACATTTAATCAACTAAAGTGGGTTGtaggacttgattgcaacaattcaaAAACTTCAAGCtagatttataataaattaaagtttgaggaccaaagtgtcacgtgcctcatagtttgaggacgaAAAGTGTAATGTAGCCAAAGTTATATCTTGGTTGAGATTTTTTGTGGCTACATTGCTCTACATGGAAACAAGAAATGGTAGGTCCAAAATATGTTTCCTTATACAACTTTATTTGTTTAGAGTAAGCTTTGGTTATAAAAGTCTTGTGCTAAATAGTAGTCACCTAAAGTTATCTTCTTCTAAATGAAACAGGTTGATCAATACATTCATAGAATCCTTGTTGAGGCAGATGCCAGCAACTTTGGAGAAAGTAGCGATGAATTATGGAATGCTTCTGCTGAAGCTGGTAAAAAGCTTTACAATAGGGGCGACTTTGAAGAGTCGCAAGTTGCTGATCTGGATATCTATATCTTGAAGAAGGTTAAAACCTTTAAACCACTTGCCGGTTAATAGAGTAGAGGTAACGTAGTAGAGGCCATATTATTTTAAGAAAATCCATGTTTCATTTCAGGTTGGACTTTTCCCAGATGTTATAGAGAGAAAAGTTGCACGGCATCTGGATAAAGGAGATCATGTTAGCAATACTTAATGATACTGTTTATGAAGCCTCTTGCGGAAAATTACATAATGAACTTCCATAATATTCAACACTTTTGCTTCAACTGATATAGGTTTCTGCACTCGTTACTGGAGAATTCTATACTAGGAACCAATTTCCAGGATTTGGACGGCCTTTTGTGCACTATGCAGAGATTTTGCTGAAGTTAGTGGGCACCTTAACAATACATTTTCGGGTCTTTTAGTGTATCCCTGCAATATCATCTTTTACATATCTACCCCTGTAACATCTAGACCCCTTTAAAGTGCAGTATCTTACAAAATAACCTTATCTTAAGCTAGGGAGTCATTCAATATTTCTGTGTTGTAAAGTTTTCGGAGAGGGGCATGATTGTAAGTGCAAAGCTGTATAagttagaaattaaattcttgTAGGGCACAATATGACATTCAGATATTATAGTGATATGTGAATATAGATAGAGATGTAAGGAATATATGAAAATATCTCTGTAATTTTCAGGGATGTGTAAGAATTTGGTGACCGCATAATTACTAAATTTGTTTACTGTGCTCATCTTCATTGCTTGTTCTGGCATTATAGGATTGGGCGTAAACTTGAAGCCAAAGATGCAGCCCGCGGTGCACTGAAATCACCTTGGTGGACTCTAGGTCGTAGATACCGAGTATGACTCCTCTTATTGGGGAAACAACACTTCCTAATTTGTTGTAAATGCTTTTCTCATATGTTCACTGGAAATTAATCATAAAATTGTTTCATTTCCTCAGGACATTGCTGAGGTTGCACAGTGGGAGGATGAGCAAATTGAATTTATAAAGGAGAAAGTGACCGAAGAGGGCAAGCAAGAAGAtctcaaaaaaggaaaagcacCTGAACAGGTGGCCAACCCAAGTCCTTCCCCATATCCTTATACACTGGAAATGTAGTGATATGTAGCCATTCCAAGAAAGCTCTTTGATTTATTAATTCATTTTTCGTTCGAAATTATATTTCTAATGCAGGTAGCTTTGGATGAAGCTGCTTTCTTACTGGATTTAGCATCAATTGAGGGAACTTGGGATGAAGTAGTAGACCGTATTGCGGAATGCTACAGGGAGGCGGGACTTCATGATATTGCGAGGTTTGTAACATACAAAGAGTAGATTTTGGAGAATATACACATAGGTACGCCGACTTCGGATTTCCTTGTTTCTTGGAAATTGAAGAAACACTTACTTGTTGGCTCCTTTTAGTTCTTTATATGTACCAATCCTACTAATTCTCAACATAATTTCCATTGTTGTCCTTCACTCTATCTCTTGCTCATTCATCTTTAATAGCATCCATGTTGCAAACAAAACTAAAGGAGATGAATGATACTTCTCCTCTCAATCTACTATTACTGTAACTTTTATGTTAACTCATTCTGTTAATAATAGGCTTCTTGATTTCTCTTATGATGAGTGTTGTGCTATTTATTGTTTCCTTCTGATGGCTGGAATTTAGATCATATAATGTGCTAGGGTTATTGGATGTGTAGTCTTACTATTGGTGCAGTTTgatgtgaactgtgatgataaaggAGAGCCTCAAAGGCAATTGTGGATGAAACTtggatttttttaataaatttgagaTACATTTGAAACATTGTTTACTTCTTAACCTCCACCCAAcacacacaatttttttttaaaggaagtTAGTTCATTtgctcacaatttttttttttaaaggaagtTAGTTCATTTGCTCCTTTATCGCACTTAAGAAATCTTTTGGACAATAACAACTTGTTGGGAGTTATTTGGCCTTTACCACGTTGGTTGCTCTTCATTCCATGATGTTTATTGTTGGGACTCAGAAACTGGAGGGTCTGCCGATCGAAGAAGCTTTTtcgtatgtatgtatacatatacatatacatatacatatacatatacatatacatacatacacgtGCGCGCGcacacgcgcacacacacacatatatatatgtatggagagagagagagaactaggctactgtattattaatagtatcaagtcattggtgctattagattttcggtctTTGGAAAgaaggatgtgcagttaggatgatagtggtactctagagttgagtgggtggttggttaaatagtatgatctaacgagtgaaaatgctcaaagagctagatctaacagcggaaaacttggtaTCTATAAgctttggtgctattgatagcataataaccagactctctctctctctctctctctctctctctatatatatatatatgcatacataGATACTGGTTATTACAGCAGCATGGATGGTCTGCTTGTTTATATATAGATCATATTGTGTGCTAGGGTTACCGGATAGTTCTTTTGATTTGGTCCAAAATGTTAAAGCTTTTACTCATATTTGTGTTCTTATCCATAGTCCCACAACTCAGGACCTAGTGTCCTTTAATGCTTTAGTTACATTTGTTCATCAAACTAAAGTTTAAAATCATTTTAGGAACTCCTCTCAAAAAGAATTACTTTCCAAATTATTTAAGGGATGAGCAACCAAAGAACAATGAATAAGAAACTACCATGGACTTCAATTTTCTTTAGAGTAAACAATGCTTTTAAAGTGGATTAGCCTTTGAGATATGGAACAATTAGTAAATAGATGTGGTAGCATTTCATTGGTCCCTCTTAGCTCATGTTGCTTTGGGAATAAATAACTCTTGGAGAAACGTGTTTAAGTGCTTTCTAAATTGGATTAGTCTCTGAGAGACGGAACCTGTAGTTAATTTATCTGGCACTATTTTCTTGGTCCCCTTTTTTGGCTCCTTTGTAACTTTGGGGAATGAATCCTCACCCACCTCACACCCAGTTGTCCATAAAAGTACTGCTTTGGTtccccattttctttttttcttttccttttgttgaAGAAGATGGTCTGAGCCATCTAGGGCACACacctttaaatttgaatctcaAAGCTCATTTAGAATGTATCAATTAATTACTCTAAACAGTTGTAGTTTTGTTTGGCCTGACACATTAATATTGAATGATTACTTATATGGAAtgaacttagttggaaatgtaaaACAGTCAAGTTTCGAATTTGGAATCTCagatatcaactatcaaattttttatcatttgta
The nucleotide sequence above comes from Ananas comosus cultivar F153 linkage group 17, ASM154086v1, whole genome shotgun sequence. Encoded proteins:
- the LOC109723592 gene encoding uncharacterized protein LOC109723592, encoding MRVAASRVAFASAIPSFRVRSIPTVRCSSSSSAAAAAASAAATTTTSDHITFIKDIAATKPPEHLHCLLNMLQARGDAIISPGAREGLIPLVIPLSESPSGTLTSLLRWPTAPPGMEMPVVQVRKNGLWLLAKNVDQYIHRILVEADASNFGESSDELWNASAEAGKKLYNRGDFEESQVADLDIYILKKVGLFPDVIERKVARHLDKGDHVSALVTGEFYTRNQFPGFGRPFVHYAEILLKIGRKLEAKDAARGALKSPWWTLGRRYRDIAEVAQWEDEQIEFIKEKVTEEGKQEDLKKGKAPEQVALDEAAFLLDLASIEGTWDEVVDRIAECYREAGLHDIARFVTYKE